The Rhodothermus marinus DSM 4252 DNA segment ATTCCGGGCATTCCGCTCTACTACGCCACGGCCATGCCCTTCCGGGGCAGCGTGCGGCCGCTGCTGGTCGAAAGCCACGAGGGGCGCCCGACCAAGATCGAGGGCAACCCGGATCATCCGCTCAGCCGGGGTGCGACGGGCGTCTTCGAGCAGGCTTCGCTGCTGAATCTGTACGATCCGGACCGCTCGCAGCAGGTGCTCCGCAAGGGTGAGCCGGCTTCGTGGGGCGACTTCGTGCAGTTTGCCCGGTCGCTGGCCGCCGAGGCGGGCACAAAGCGGCTGGCCGTGCTCTGCGAGCCGAGCAGTTCGCCCACGCTGGCCGCGCTGCGCCGGGAGCTGGAGCGGCGCTACGCACAGGTGCGCTGGGTCACCTACCGTCCGGAGGGCGACGACCACGAGGCGCTGGGATTGCAGCAGGCCTTCGGCCGTCCGGTGCGGGCCCGCTACCGCTTTTCGGAGGCCCGTGTGATCGTCAGCCTGGACGCCGACTTTCTGGGACCGACCGACCGCAACTTTGTCGAGAACACGCGTGAGTTTGCCGCCAGCCGGCGCATGGAGCGGCCTGAAGATGAGATCAGCCGCCTGTACGTGATCGAAAGCACCTACACGGTCACGGGCGGCATGGCCGACCACCGGCTGCGGCTGCGCGCCGGCGACATTCCGGCGTTCGCCGCGGCGCTGGCGGCCGAGCTGGGCGTCGGCGAACTCCGCGAAGCGGGCGCCCGTTTTGCCGGGCATCCGTACGTGGTGGAGATTGCCCGCGACCTGCGGGCGGCCGGTGCGCGCGGCGTGGTGCTGGCGGGCGAAACGCAGCCGCCGGCCGTGCACGCGCTCTGCGCCGTCATCAACGACCTGCTGGGAAGCCTGGGCCGCACGGTGATCCTGCATGCGCTGGACGAGCCGGCCACCGCTCAGCATGCGGCACTGGCCGAGCTGGTGCAGGCCATGCAGGCCGGTGCGGTGGACGCGCTGCTGCTGCTGAACGTCAACCCGGTCTACGACGCTCCGGCGGCGCTGGGCTTTGCCGAGGCACTGGCGCAGGTGCCCGAGGTGATCCACCTGGGACTGCATGTGGACGAGACGGCCCGCCGGAGCACCTGGCACCTGCCCTCCACGCACTACCTGGAAGCCTGGGGCGACGGACGCGCCTACGACGGCACGCTCTCGGTCATCCAGCCGCTGATCGCCCCGCTCTACGAGGCCGCCCACTCGCCGCTGGAGGTGCTGGCCCTGCTGGCCACCGGCGAAGAGCAGAGCGCCTACGACCTGGTGCGTAACACCTGGCGGCGGCTGCTGGCAGGCCGGGGGGCCTTCGAGCAGGCCTGGCAGCGCGTGCTGCACGACGGCTTCCTGCCGGACTCGGGCTATCCGACCGTTTCGCTGCGCCCGAACCGTCAGGCCCTGGCCGACTGGCCGCAGGCAGCGGAAGGCGGTCTGGAGGTGGTCTTCCGGCTGGATCCGACCGTACTGGACGGCAGCTTCGCCAACAACGCCTGGGCGCAGGAGCTTCCCGATCCGATCACGAAGATCGTCTGGGATAACGTCGCGATCCTGAGCCCGAAGACGGCCGCGGCGCTGGGCGTCAAAGCCGAATACCACAAGGGCGTCTACATCGCGGACGTGATCGAGCTGTCGCTGGACGGCCGCGCGGTGGAGCTGCCCGTCTGGGTGTTGCCCGGCCATCCGGACGACTCGATCACCGTCTATCTGGGCTACGGTCGCGAGATCACCTCGACGCGGCCCGAGCGGAAGACGCCCTTCTTCGACCTGGACGACTACACGGACATCTACGGCCACGGCGCCATTGCCACCGGCGTGGGCGTGAACGTGGCCCCGCTGCGGCGGCCCGACAACACCTGGGTGGCCTATGGGGCGCAGGTGCGCAAGACGGGACGCACCTACAAGATCGTGACCACGCAGGACCACGGCTCCATGGTGGGGCGGCCGCTGGTGCGCCTGGCCACGGTGGAGGAATTCCGGAAAAACCCGGACTTCGCAAAAGAGGCCGAGCCCCCGCTCGAAGGTCTGGAGCCGTGGGACCAGTATCCCACGCTCTGGGAGGAAAATCACCCGAGCAAACAGCCCGCCTTCCAGGACAGCGATTACTACCGCAACCAGTGGGCGATGGTCATCGACCTGAACGCCTGCACGGGCTGCAATGCGTGCATCGTGGCCTGCGATAGCGAGAATAATATTCCGATGGTGGGCAAAAACGAGGTGGGCCGCGGGCGCGAGATGCACTGGCTGCGCATCGACCGCTACTTCGTGAGCGACGAGGCGCATGCCGACGATCCGCAGATCGTGGTGCAGCCGGTGCCCTGCATGCACTGCGAGAACGCGCCCTGCGAGTCGGTCTGCCCGGTGGCCGCCACGGTGCACTCGCCGGACGGGCTCAACGAAATGGTCTACAACCGCTGCATCGGTACGCGCTACTGCTCGAACAACTGCCCCTACAAGGTGCGGCGGTTCAACTGGTTCAACTGGGTCAAGACGCTGCCCATTCAGGTGCAGATGGCCCAGAACCCGGACGTGACCGTGCGCTTCCGCGGGGTGATGGAAAAATGCACCTACTGCGTGCAGCGCATCCGCGAGGCGCAGCGGCAGGCCAATATCGAAAAGCGGCCGCTCAGGGACGGCGAGGTCAAGACGGCCTGCCAGCAGGCCTGCCCGGCCGAAGCGATCACGTTCGGTGACCTGAACGACCCGAACAATGCCGTGGTGAAGCAGCGGCAGAACGCGCGGCGGTACGAGATGCTGGCGGCGCTCAACGTCAAGCCGCGCACCTCGTACCTGGCCCGCATTACGAATCCGAATCCCCGGCTGCTGGAGCAGGAACCGGTGGCCTGATCGATAGGCAAGCAGGATCGAGAACGCGATGGCGCACGCAACGAAAGACCTGTCGGCGCTGGCCCGCACCGATGAAGAGGTGCTGGTGCAGGGAGGCCTGACCTTCCACGACATCACGGAGCTGGTTGCCCAGCATACCGAGAAGAAGACGCCGAAAGCCTGGTGGGCCGCCTTTTCGGTGGCCTTTCTGGGCATGCTCACGCTGGTGGCCA contains these protein-coding regions:
- a CDS encoding TAT-variant-translocated molybdopterin oxidoreductase, which gives rise to MIELPVVNPDGAETPGSGKRLWRSTADLRRDPEWVKLAHDEFMPGVAEPPSGTSRRQFLQIMGASMALAGLTACRRPVEKILPYVRQPEEIIPGIPLYYATAMPFRGSVRPLLVESHEGRPTKIEGNPDHPLSRGATGVFEQASLLNLYDPDRSQQVLRKGEPASWGDFVQFARSLAAEAGTKRLAVLCEPSSSPTLAALRRELERRYAQVRWVTYRPEGDDHEALGLQQAFGRPVRARYRFSEARVIVSLDADFLGPTDRNFVENTREFAASRRMERPEDEISRLYVIESTYTVTGGMADHRLRLRAGDIPAFAAALAAELGVGELREAGARFAGHPYVVEIARDLRAAGARGVVLAGETQPPAVHALCAVINDLLGSLGRTVILHALDEPATAQHAALAELVQAMQAGAVDALLLLNVNPVYDAPAALGFAEALAQVPEVIHLGLHVDETARRSTWHLPSTHYLEAWGDGRAYDGTLSVIQPLIAPLYEAAHSPLEVLALLATGEEQSAYDLVRNTWRRLLAGRGAFEQAWQRVLHDGFLPDSGYPTVSLRPNRQALADWPQAAEGGLEVVFRLDPTVLDGSFANNAWAQELPDPITKIVWDNVAILSPKTAAALGVKAEYHKGVYIADVIELSLDGRAVELPVWVLPGHPDDSITVYLGYGREITSTRPERKTPFFDLDDYTDIYGHGAIATGVGVNVAPLRRPDNTWVAYGAQVRKTGRTYKIVTTQDHGSMVGRPLVRLATVEEFRKNPDFAKEAEPPLEGLEPWDQYPTLWEENHPSKQPAFQDSDYYRNQWAMVIDLNACTGCNACIVACDSENNIPMVGKNEVGRGREMHWLRIDRYFVSDEAHADDPQIVVQPVPCMHCENAPCESVCPVAATVHSPDGLNEMVYNRCIGTRYCSNNCPYKVRRFNWFNWVKTLPIQVQMAQNPDVTVRFRGVMEKCTYCVQRIREAQRQANIEKRPLRDGEVKTACQQACPAEAITFGDLNDPNNAVVKQRQNARRYEMLAALNVKPRTSYLARITNPNPRLLEQEPVA